A genomic stretch from Octopus bimaculoides isolate UCB-OBI-ISO-001 chromosome 15, ASM119413v2, whole genome shotgun sequence includes:
- the LOC128249515 gene encoding prostatic spermine-binding protein-like: protein MRPKHDDNHDDVIVDDDDDDDDDDDDDDDDDDDDDDDDDDDDDDDDDDDDDDDDDDDDDDDDDDDDDDDDDDDDDDDDDDDDDDDDDDDDDDDDDDDDDDDDDDDDDDDDDGDDDDGGDDDDDDDDDDDDDDDDDDDDDDDDDDDDDDDDDDDDDDDDEDENVYIEL from the coding sequence ATGAGACCCAAACAcgatgacaatcatgatgatgttatcgttgatgacgatgacgatgatgacgacgatgatgacgatgatgacgatgatgacgatgacgacgatgacgacgatgatgacgatgatgacgatgatgacgatgatgatgatgatgacgatgacgacgatgacgacgatgacgacgatgacgacgatgatgacgatgatgatgatgatgacgatgacgacgatgacgacgatgacgacgatgatgacgatgacgacgatgatgacgatgacgacgatgatgacgatgatgacgatgatgatgatgatgacgatgatgacgatgatggtgatgatgatgatggtggtgatgatgatgatgatgatgatgatgatgatgacgatgacgatgacgatgacgatgatgatgacgacgatgatgacgatgacgacgatgatgacgatgatgacgatgatgacgacgacgatgaggatgaaaACGTTTACATtgaattgtaa